From the genome of Streptomyces sp. NBC_01116, one region includes:
- a CDS encoding redox-sensing transcriptional repressor Rex — protein MATGRTHRPATRSRGIPEATVARLPLYLRALTALSERSVPTVSSEELATAAGVNSAKLRKDFSYLGSYGTRGVGYDVEYLVYQISRELGLTQDWPVAIVGIGNLGAALANYGGFASRGFRVAALIDADPAMAGTPVAGIAVQHTDDLDRIISDNGVSIGVITTPPGAAQQVCDRLVAAGVTSILNFAPTVLSVPEGVDVRKVDLSIELQILAFHEQRKAGEDSSAEDADAPPMRATPASRKGPDGDMPAVMPA, from the coding sequence GTGGCAACTGGCCGAACTCACCGACCGGCGACCCGTAGCCGAGGAATTCCCGAGGCCACCGTCGCCCGACTTCCGTTGTATCTGCGCGCCCTGACCGCGCTCTCCGAGCGATCGGTGCCCACGGTCTCCTCCGAGGAGCTGGCCACGGCCGCCGGGGTCAACTCGGCGAAGCTGCGCAAGGACTTCAGCTACCTGGGGTCCTACGGCACCCGCGGTGTCGGGTACGACGTCGAGTATCTCGTCTACCAGATCTCGCGCGAGCTCGGGCTCACCCAGGACTGGCCGGTCGCCATCGTCGGCATCGGTAACCTCGGCGCGGCCCTCGCCAACTACGGCGGCTTCGCCTCGCGCGGCTTCCGGGTCGCGGCGCTGATCGACGCGGACCCCGCCATGGCCGGTACGCCGGTGGCCGGGATCGCCGTCCAGCACACGGACGACCTGGACCGCATCATCAGCGACAACGGTGTGTCCATCGGCGTGATCACCACCCCGCCCGGCGCGGCCCAGCAGGTCTGCGACCGGCTCGTCGCCGCCGGTGTGACCTCCATCCTGAACTTCGCGCCGACCGTGCTGTCGGTGCCCGAGGGCGTCGACGTGCGCAAGGTCGACCTCTCCATCGAGCTCCAGATCCTCGCGTTCCACGAGCAGCGCAAGGCCGGCGAGGACTCCTCCGCCGAGGACGCGGACGCGCCCCCGATGCGCGCCACGCCCGCGAGCCGGAAGGGACCTGACGGGGACATGCCCGCCGTGATGCCGGCATGA
- a CDS encoding lysophospholipid acyltransferase family protein yields MADAKVIPFDDDRSRSGGASRPARRRTGAGGPGGGRGDGSAAPVSALPGAQVPEPSGLSPEAGEGGREARRGAVDAGGSSGGWERRIAGGLAFLRRRVTGDYDVDEFGYDEELTDQVLMSVLRPLADTYFRVEVKGIENIPSDGGALIVANHSGTLPLDGLMLQVAVHDNHPADRHLRLLAADLVFHLPVVNELARKAGHTLACAEDAQRLLEMGEIVGVMPEGFKGIGKPFGERYKLQRFGRGGFVSTALRAGAPIVPCSIVGAEEIYPMIGNAKTLARLLGFPYFPITPTFPWLGPLGALPLPTKWTIQFGEPIPTDGYPPEAAEDPMLMFNLTDQVREQIQHTLYKLLVQRRSVFF; encoded by the coding sequence ATGGCGGACGCCAAGGTCATTCCGTTCGACGACGACCGTTCGCGGTCCGGTGGCGCGTCGCGTCCGGCGCGGCGCCGGACCGGGGCGGGCGGCCCCGGCGGCGGTCGGGGCGACGGCTCCGCGGCTCCGGTGAGCGCGCTGCCGGGGGCGCAGGTCCCCGAGCCCTCCGGGCTGTCCCCCGAGGCGGGGGAGGGGGGCCGGGAGGCCCGTCGGGGCGCGGTGGACGCGGGCGGTTCCTCCGGCGGCTGGGAGCGGCGGATCGCGGGCGGGCTCGCGTTCCTGCGGCGACGGGTCACCGGTGACTACGACGTCGACGAGTTCGGTTACGACGAGGAGCTCACCGACCAGGTCCTGATGTCGGTGCTGCGTCCGCTGGCCGACACGTACTTCCGGGTCGAGGTGAAGGGCATCGAGAACATCCCGTCGGACGGCGGGGCGCTCATCGTGGCCAACCACTCCGGGACGCTGCCGCTGGACGGTCTGATGCTTCAGGTCGCGGTGCACGACAACCATCCGGCGGACCGTCATCTGCGGCTGCTCGCGGCCGATCTGGTCTTCCATCTGCCGGTCGTCAACGAGCTGGCGCGCAAGGCGGGGCACACGCTGGCGTGTGCGGAGGACGCGCAGCGGCTGCTGGAGATGGGCGAGATCGTCGGGGTGATGCCCGAGGGGTTCAAGGGCATCGGCAAGCCGTTCGGCGAGCGCTACAAGCTTCAGCGCTTCGGCCGGGGCGGGTTCGTGTCGACGGCGTTGCGGGCGGGTGCGCCGATCGTGCCGTGTTCGATCGTGGGCGCGGAGGAGATCTACCCGATGATCGGGAACGCGAAGACGCTGGCCCGGCTGCTGGGCTTCCCGTACTTCCCGATCACACCGACGTTCCCGTGGCTGGGGCCGCTGGGCGCGCTGCCGCTGCCGACGAAGTGGACGATCCAGTTCGGTGAGCCGATCCCGACGGACGGGTATCCGCCGGAGGCGGCGGAGGACCCGATGCTGATGTTCAACCTGACGGACCAGGTGCGTGAGCAGATCCAGCACACGCTGTACAAGCTGCTGGTGCAGCGGCGGTCGGTGTTCTTCTGA
- a CDS encoding glutamyl-tRNA reductase translates to MSLLVVGLSHRSAPVSVLERASLAVETQAKLLQDTLAAEPATEAAVLATCNRIELYADVDKFHAGVAELSTLLAQHSGVGLEELTPYLYVHYEDRAVHHLFSVACGLDSMVVGEGQILGQIKDALARGQELHTAGRLLNDLFQQALRVGKRAHSETGIDRAGQSLVTFGLQQLAAGADPGRWAAGKRALVIGAGSMSSLAAATLARTGVADIVVANRTRSRADRLVEILQQGDDTAVRARAVEMSAVGDELTRADIVVSCTGSTGLVLTADAIADALGVTPHAAPERPTVTVTPAPADVDQHAAWVENGSAASAAVAGPATALRRVTVPAQSTGPVRLALLDLAMPRDIDSAAHRVDGVRLVDIESLAEASADAPMAADVDRVRTIVSDEVAAFGAAQRAAHVAPTVVALRTMAAGVVAGEIARLDGRLPDLDEKQRAEITQTVRRVVDKLLHAPTVRVKQLASEPGGAGYADALRELFDLDPQTVAAVSRADLNDPNRGRS, encoded by the coding sequence ATGAGCCTCCTCGTCGTCGGACTGAGCCACCGCAGCGCCCCCGTCTCCGTACTGGAACGGGCCTCCCTCGCTGTCGAGACCCAGGCCAAGCTGCTCCAGGACACCCTCGCCGCGGAACCCGCGACCGAGGCCGCCGTGCTGGCCACCTGCAACCGCATCGAGCTCTACGCCGACGTGGACAAGTTCCACGCGGGCGTCGCCGAGCTGTCCACCCTGCTCGCCCAGCACAGCGGCGTCGGTCTCGAAGAGCTGACTCCGTATCTCTACGTGCACTACGAGGACCGGGCCGTCCACCACCTCTTCTCGGTGGCCTGCGGTCTCGACTCGATGGTCGTCGGCGAGGGGCAGATCCTCGGGCAGATCAAGGACGCGCTCGCGCGCGGCCAGGAGCTGCACACCGCCGGACGGCTGCTCAACGACCTCTTCCAGCAGGCCCTGCGGGTCGGCAAGCGCGCCCACAGCGAGACCGGCATCGACCGGGCCGGGCAGTCGCTCGTCACCTTCGGGCTCCAGCAGCTCGCCGCCGGGGCCGACCCCGGGCGCTGGGCCGCGGGCAAGCGCGCCCTGGTCATCGGCGCCGGATCGATGTCCTCGCTGGCCGCCGCGACCCTCGCCCGCACCGGCGTCGCCGACATCGTCGTCGCCAACCGGACCCGCTCCCGCGCGGACCGCCTGGTCGAGATCCTCCAGCAGGGCGACGACACGGCGGTGCGCGCCCGGGCCGTCGAGATGTCCGCGGTCGGTGACGAACTGACACGTGCCGACATCGTCGTCTCCTGCACCGGTTCCACCGGCCTCGTGCTCACCGCCGACGCCATCGCCGACGCGCTGGGCGTGACCCCGCACGCCGCGCCCGAGCGGCCGACGGTCACCGTCACCCCGGCCCCGGCCGACGTCGACCAGCACGCCGCCTGGGTGGAGAACGGCTCCGCCGCCTCCGCCGCGGTGGCCGGCCCGGCGACCGCGCTGCGCCGGGTCACCGTGCCCGCGCAGTCGACCGGCCCGGTCCGGCTCGCCCTGCTCGACCTCGCCATGCCGCGGGACATCGACAGCGCCGCCCACCGCGTCGACGGTGTGCGCCTCGTCGACATCGAGTCGCTCGCCGAGGCGTCCGCCGACGCCCCGATGGCCGCCGATGTGGACCGGGTCCGCACCATCGTCTCCGACGAGGTGGCCGCCTTCGGCGCCGCCCAGCGCGCCGCGCACGTCGCCCCGACCGTGGTCGCCCTGCGCACCATGGCCGCCGGCGTGGTCGCCGGCGAGATCGCCCGGCTGGACGGCCGCCTCCCCGACCTGGACGAGAAGCAGCGCGCCGAGATCACCCAGACCGTGCGCCGCGTCGTCGACAAACTCCTGCACGCGCCCACCGTGCGGGTCAAGCAGCTCGCCAGCGAGCCCGGCGGCGCCGGGTACGCGGACGCGCTGCGAGAACTCTTCGACCTCGACCCGCAGACGGTGGCCGCCGTCTCCCGGGCAGACCTGAACGACCCGAATAGAGGGCGGTCATGA
- a CDS encoding phosphatase, which translates to MLSTGALRAHLLAARLAGPVATSRETSLRSYRLFAARDPRVMLGLAPERAWGEGELLRLMADRCGVSADPLHVSGPDAIDPERTVAALDAFAERLALVAERRAPVLLGTGHPDRLLGFYAGLADALSAAGCPVLTPAQGRCVDITTRFGVRTYRLDYVRGVALVREPGGRPTGGETGAHTHSPLPVRLALQDAAERLGVLPELVIGDHGWVCGAGQLGIEAIGPADTDDPALFVGEAEGRVSVVVPLDDGVRAPFYRPLTRYVLNRARLSP; encoded by the coding sequence GTGTTGAGCACCGGGGCGCTGCGCGCCCATCTGCTGGCGGCCCGGCTGGCCGGGCCCGTGGCCACGTCGCGCGAGACCAGTCTGCGGAGCTACCGGCTGTTCGCCGCGCGGGATCCGCGGGTGATGCTGGGGCTCGCGCCCGAGCGGGCCTGGGGCGAGGGCGAGCTGTTGCGGCTGATGGCGGACCGGTGCGGGGTGTCGGCCGATCCCCTGCACGTCTCCGGGCCGGACGCGATCGATCCGGAGCGGACGGTGGCCGCGCTGGACGCGTTCGCCGAGCGGTTGGCGCTGGTGGCGGAGCGTCGGGCTCCGGTGCTGCTGGGGACCGGCCATCCGGACCGGTTGCTCGGTTTCTACGCCGGGCTGGCAGACGCTCTGTCGGCGGCGGGCTGTCCTGTTCTCACCCCCGCGCAGGGGAGATGTGTCGACATAACGACCCGGTTTGGCGTACGTACGTACCGTCTCGACTACGTACGGGGGGTCGCCCTGGTGCGCGAACCGGGAGGGCGGCCCACGGGGGGCGAGACCGGCGCGCACACGCATTCGCCGCTTCCGGTGCGGCTCGCGCTCCAGGACGCGGCGGAGCGGCTCGGGGTGCTGCCGGAGTTGGTGATCGGGGATCACGGCTGGGTCTGCGGCGCAGGTCAGCTGGGGATCGAGGCGATCGGGCCGGCGGACACGGATGATCCGGCGCTGTTCGTGGGCGAGGCCGAGGGGCGGGTGTCCGTCGTCGTTCCGCTCGACGACGGCGTACGGGCGCCGTTTTACCGGCCGTTGACGCGCTATGTGCTCAATCGGGCCCGTCTGTCACCGTAG
- a CDS encoding glutaredoxin family protein, translating to MSALLRRKRKKPAERVVTLMGKPGCHLCEDARAVVAAVCEETGASWVEKDITEDEELYKEYWEQIPVVLIDDEQHTFWRVDPARLRKALGADAKPG from the coding sequence ATGAGTGCTCTGCTGCGACGTAAGAGGAAGAAGCCCGCCGAGCGGGTGGTCACGCTGATGGGGAAGCCCGGGTGCCATCTGTGCGAGGACGCGCGGGCGGTGGTGGCCGCGGTCTGCGAGGAGACCGGTGCGTCGTGGGTGGAGAAGGACATCACCGAGGACGAGGAGCTGTACAAGGAGTACTGGGAGCAGATTCCGGTGGTGCTGATCGATGACGAACAGCACACGTTCTGGCGCGTGGACCCGGCGAGACTGCGCAAGGCGCTGGGTGCGGACGCGAAACCCGGTTAA
- a CDS encoding HAD family hydrolase — translation MAALGWLTPRRRSATARSVLAGEAAAEAARKTSAADDESALLTKAPEGAGAAPPGEPVFPVAGDDRAAAFFDLDNTVMQGAAIFHFGRGLYKRKFFERRELTRFAWQQAWFRLAGVEDPEHMQDARDSALSIVKGHRVSELMSIGEEIYDEYMADRIWPGTRALAQAHLDAGQKVWLVTAAPVETATIIARRLGLTGALGTVAESVDGVYTGRLVGEPLHGPAKAEAVRALAAAEGLDLERCAAYSDSHNDIPMLSLVGHPYAINPDTKLRKYARARDWRLRDYRTGRKAAKVGIPAAAGVGALAGGTAAAVALHRRRR, via the coding sequence ATGGCCGCTCTTGGATGGCTCACACCCCGTAGGCGTTCCGCTACCGCACGGAGCGTCCTGGCAGGCGAGGCCGCCGCCGAGGCCGCGCGCAAGACCTCGGCCGCCGACGACGAGTCCGCCCTCCTGACCAAGGCCCCGGAAGGCGCGGGCGCGGCGCCCCCCGGGGAGCCCGTGTTCCCCGTCGCCGGGGACGACCGCGCCGCCGCCTTCTTCGACCTCGACAACACCGTCATGCAGGGCGCCGCGATCTTCCACTTCGGCCGCGGCCTCTACAAGCGCAAGTTCTTCGAGCGCCGCGAGCTCACCCGGTTCGCCTGGCAGCAGGCGTGGTTCCGACTGGCCGGCGTCGAGGACCCCGAACACATGCAGGACGCCCGCGACAGCGCCCTGTCCATCGTCAAGGGCCACCGCGTCTCCGAGCTGATGTCCATCGGCGAGGAGATCTACGACGAGTACATGGCCGACCGCATCTGGCCCGGCACCCGCGCCCTGGCCCAGGCCCACCTCGACGCCGGGCAGAAGGTCTGGCTGGTCACCGCCGCCCCCGTGGAGACCGCCACCATCATCGCCCGCCGCCTCGGCCTGACCGGCGCGCTGGGCACCGTCGCCGAATCGGTCGACGGCGTCTACACCGGCCGCCTGGTCGGCGAACCCCTGCACGGCCCCGCCAAGGCCGAGGCCGTCCGCGCGCTGGCCGCCGCCGAGGGCCTGGACCTGGAGCGCTGCGCCGCCTACAGCGACTCGCACAACGACATCCCGATGCTCTCGCTGGTCGGCCACCCCTACGCGATCAACCCGGACACCAAGCTCCGCAAGTACGCCCGCGCCCGCGACTGGCGGCTGCGCGACTACCGCACCGGCCGCAAGGCCGCCAAGGTCGGCATCCCGGCCGCCGCCGGGGTCGGCGCGCTCGCGGGCGGCACCGCCGCCGCCGTCGCCCTGCACCGCCGCCGCCGCTGA
- a CDS encoding 30S ribosomal protein bS22: MGSVIKKRRKRMAKKKHRKLLKRTRVQRRNKK, from the coding sequence GTGGGCTCTGTTATCAAGAAGCGGCGCAAGCGGATGGCCAAGAAGAAGCACCGCAAGCTGCTCAAGCGCACGCGCGTTCAGCGTCGCAACAAGAAGTAA
- a CDS encoding NAD-dependent epimerase/dehydratase family protein, whose protein sequence is MGKVVLVTGAARQLGGRFVRRVQREPGVDRVIAVDAVAPAHELGDARFVRADIRQSALARILAEHAVDTVVHLDVSGKALGAGGRTAIKETNVIGTMQLLGACQKSPTVRRLVVKSSTSVYGSAPRDPAVFTETTPPKSLPSGGFAKDAVEVEGYVRGFARRRPDVAVCVLRFANILGPRPDSPLADYLSLPVLPTVFGYDPRLQFVHEDDVIDVLGIAAGEPRRGTLNSGTFNIAGDGVLLLSQCSRRLGKPTVPVLLPAVTWVGSALRTIGMTDFSPEQIRLLTHGRVVSTVQMRETLGFRPKFTTAETFAEFARSRGPGLLPPETVGRAVDRLAALPLPGGAGPRERGSGAVQTNHGAR, encoded by the coding sequence TTGGGAAAGGTCGTGCTCGTCACAGGAGCGGCCCGGCAGCTGGGGGGCCGCTTCGTCCGGCGCGTCCAGCGCGAGCCCGGCGTGGACCGGGTGATCGCCGTCGACGCGGTCGCGCCCGCGCACGAGCTGGGCGACGCGCGGTTCGTGCGCGCGGACATCCGGCAGTCCGCCCTGGCGCGGATCCTGGCCGAGCACGCCGTCGACACGGTCGTGCACCTGGACGTCTCCGGCAAGGCGCTCGGCGCCGGCGGCCGGACGGCGATCAAGGAGACGAACGTCATCGGCACCATGCAGCTGCTCGGCGCCTGCCAGAAGTCCCCGACGGTGCGCCGGCTCGTGGTGAAGTCCAGTACGAGCGTGTACGGGTCGGCGCCCCGCGATCCCGCCGTGTTCACCGAGACCACTCCGCCCAAGTCGCTGCCCAGCGGCGGCTTCGCGAAGGACGCGGTGGAGGTCGAGGGGTACGTACGCGGCTTCGCCCGCCGGCGGCCGGACGTGGCGGTGTGCGTGCTGCGGTTCGCCAACATCCTGGGGCCCCGCCCGGACTCGCCGCTCGCGGACTATCTGTCGCTGCCCGTCCTGCCGACCGTCTTCGGCTACGACCCCCGGCTCCAGTTCGTGCACGAGGACGATGTGATCGACGTCCTGGGGATCGCGGCGGGCGAGCCGCGGCGCGGGACGCTGAACAGCGGCACGTTCAACATCGCCGGCGACGGGGTGCTGCTGCTGTCGCAGTGCTCGCGGCGGCTGGGGAAGCCGACCGTGCCGGTGCTGCTGCCCGCCGTCACCTGGGTCGGCTCGGCGCTCCGTACGATCGGCATGACCGACTTCTCGCCGGAACAGATCCGGCTGCTGACCCATGGCAGGGTGGTCTCGACGGTGCAGATGCGCGAGACCCTCGGTTTCCGGCCGAAGTTCACCACGGCGGAGACGTTCGCGGAGTTCGCGCGGAGCCGGGGGCCGGGGCTGCTGCCGCCGGAGACGGTGGGCAGGGCGGTGGACCGGCTGGCGGCGTTGCCGCTGCCGGGAGGCGCCGGGCCGCGGGAGCGCGGGTCCGGTGCGGTACAGACGAATCACGGCGCCAGGTAG
- a CDS encoding ECF subfamily RNA polymerase sigma factor, BldN family, which translates to MYPHVGVDASGLATLRASVIDRLRGFVPTAYAVPAFATPAPAGPCYALAERSAAVGRRGTRAASTTSTVRRPTADSDSARMMDLVERAQAGEADAFGRLYDQYSDTVYRYIYYRVGGKATAEDLTSETFLRALRRISTFTWQGRDFGAWLVTIARNLVADHFKSSRFRLEVTTGEMLDANEVARSPEDSVLESLSNAALLQAVRRLNPQQQECVTLRFLQGLSVAETARVMGKNEGAIKTLQYRAVRTLARLLPDDAR; encoded by the coding sequence GTGTACCCACACGTCGGGGTTGACGCCTCGGGCCTGGCTACGCTGCGTGCATCGGTCATTGACCGCTTGCGCGGCTTCGTCCCCACCGCGTACGCCGTCCCCGCATTTGCCACCCCTGCACCTGCCGGCCCTTGCTACGCCCTGGCCGAACGCAGTGCGGCGGTCGGAAGACGCGGCACCCGCGCCGCCTCGACCACGTCGACCGTCCGCCGTCCCACCGCCGACAGCGACAGCGCGCGCATGATGGATCTCGTCGAGCGCGCACAGGCCGGTGAGGCGGATGCCTTCGGCCGCCTGTACGACCAGTACAGCGACACCGTGTACCGGTACATCTACTACCGCGTGGGCGGCAAGGCGACCGCGGAGGACCTCACCAGCGAGACCTTCCTCCGCGCGCTGCGCCGTATCTCCACGTTCACCTGGCAGGGCCGGGACTTCGGCGCCTGGCTGGTCACGATCGCCCGCAACCTGGTCGCCGACCACTTCAAGTCCAGTCGCTTCCGCCTGGAAGTGACCACCGGCGAAATGCTCGACGCCAACGAGGTGGCGCGCAGCCCCGAGGACTCCGTCCTGGAGTCCCTCTCCAACGCCGCACTGCTCCAGGCCGTGCGGCGACTCAACCCCCAGCAGCAGGAGTGCGTGACCCTGCGGTTCCTCCAAGGCCTCTCGGTCGCGGAGACCGCCCGGGTGATGGGCAAGAACGAGGGCGCGATCAAGACCCTCCAGTACCGAGCCGTACGGACGCTCGCCCGACTCCTGCCGGACGACGCCCGCTGA
- a CDS encoding DUF5667 domain-containing protein translates to MIANVSAHRRANAFAQALEEQTPQGAAAVQPAEPADQADRGPLLALANGLGELPKPQLDPEVKMVQRAQLVAAMETMFAEGGASTGPTVPVQRGKGAHRASPLRKLRPRSRWAKGLTAGGLTVGVAAGAFGGVAAASSDALPGDSLYGLKRGMEDISLGMAKGDADRGEVYLDQASTRLSEARRLMERGRSGALDHESLGAVRRALNGMSHDASEGHRLLHSAYQRDGAIGPIQTLDTFSRSHRDAWSSLRDRLPVQLTDVRDEVSSVFDAIEDEVAPLQSLLPRPPGEEKGSGRADTPTAPGAGSSRTDAPAPPASPEKPGGRTDDGATPEPSGSSGSADATPEDGLLGGGTDGLLDDLPTDGLAPPSPEDRPNAPAAPDVTLPPLLPGLLPGLGIDGENLKP, encoded by the coding sequence GTGATCGCAAACGTTTCGGCACACCGGCGGGCGAACGCCTTCGCCCAGGCCCTGGAAGAGCAGACCCCCCAGGGTGCGGCGGCCGTACAGCCCGCGGAGCCGGCCGACCAGGCCGACCGCGGACCGCTGTTGGCCCTGGCGAACGGCCTCGGTGAGCTACCGAAGCCGCAGTTGGACCCCGAGGTCAAAATGGTGCAGCGAGCCCAGCTCGTCGCGGCCATGGAGACCATGTTCGCCGAGGGCGGCGCGTCCACGGGCCCTACGGTGCCCGTACAACGGGGCAAGGGGGCCCACCGGGCCTCACCACTGCGGAAACTGCGACCCCGCTCACGCTGGGCGAAGGGCCTCACCGCCGGCGGGCTCACCGTCGGCGTGGCCGCGGGAGCCTTCGGCGGCGTGGCGGCCGCCAGCTCCGACGCCCTCCCCGGTGATTCGCTCTACGGACTGAAGCGCGGGATGGAGGACATCAGCCTCGGCATGGCCAAGGGCGACGCCGACCGCGGCGAGGTCTATCTCGACCAGGCCTCCACCCGGCTCAGCGAGGCCCGCAGACTCATGGAGCGCGGCCGTTCCGGCGCACTCGACCACGAATCCCTCGGCGCCGTCAGACGCGCGCTCAACGGCATGTCCCACGACGCCTCCGAGGGCCACCGACTGCTCCACTCCGCCTACCAGCGCGACGGAGCGATCGGCCCCATCCAGACCCTGGACACCTTCTCCCGCTCGCACCGCGACGCCTGGAGCAGCCTCCGCGACCGGCTGCCCGTCCAGCTCACCGACGTCCGCGACGAGGTCAGCTCCGTCTTCGACGCCATAGAGGACGAAGTCGCCCCGCTCCAGTCCCTCCTCCCCCGCCCCCCGGGCGAGGAGAAGGGCTCCGGACGAGCCGACACCCCCACCGCCCCGGGCGCCGGCTCGTCCCGAACCGATGCCCCCGCGCCTCCGGCCTCCCCCGAGAAGCCCGGAGGCCGCACCGACGACGGCGCCACCCCCGAGCCCTCCGGCTCGTCGGGCTCCGCCGACGCCACCCCGGAGGACGGTCTGCTGGGCGGCGGCACGGACGGCCTGCTGGACGACCTCCCGACGGACGGCCTCGCCCCGCCCTCCCCGGAGGACCGGCCCAACGCACCCGCCGCCCCGGACGTCACCCTGCCCCCGCTCCTCCCGGGGCTCCTCCCCGGCCTCGGCATCGACGGCGAGAACCTCAAGCCGTAG
- a CDS encoding helix-turn-helix domain-containing protein, protein MAAGSERPLNEVKFLTVAEVASVMRVSKMTVYRLVHSGHLPAIRVGRSFRVPEQAVHAYLRDSFVGVESA, encoded by the coding sequence ATGGCTGCTGGCAGCGAGAGGCCTCTCAACGAGGTCAAGTTTCTGACCGTGGCGGAAGTCGCCTCGGTCATGCGAGTGTCGAAGATGACCGTGTACCGCTTGGTGCACAGCGGTCATCTGCCGGCGATCCGGGTGGGAAGGTCCTTCCGGGTACCGGAGCAAGCGGTTCACGCGTATCTCCGTGACTCCTTCGTGGGGGTGGAATCAGCCTGA
- the hemC gene encoding hydroxymethylbilane synthase: protein MTDNSSPGARNPAPLRLGTRRSKLAMAQSGLVAEAVREVTGRAVELVEITTYGDTSREHLAQIGGTGVFVAALREALLRGEVDFAVHSLKDLPTSQPDDLVLAAVPQREDPRDAMVARDGLTFAQLPDGARVGTGSPRRMAQLNAYARSHGLRIETVPIRGNVDTRIGFVRDGELDAVVLAAAGLSRLGRSGEVTEFLPVDTVLPAPGQGALAIECAASSADLAAALAELDDPYTRVAVTAERALLAALEAGCSAPVGALADLLVDGQVVNELRLRGVVGTTDGSSLVQLSTTGPVPTSHDDAAALGRELAAEMLAKGAAGLMGERAL, encoded by the coding sequence ATGACCGACAACTCATCCCCGGGCGCGCGGAACCCCGCGCCGCTCCGGCTGGGCACCCGGCGCAGCAAGCTCGCCATGGCCCAGTCCGGACTCGTCGCCGAGGCGGTTCGCGAGGTGACCGGGCGCGCCGTCGAGCTCGTCGAGATCACCACGTACGGGGACACCTCCCGCGAGCACCTGGCGCAGATCGGCGGCACCGGCGTGTTCGTCGCGGCCCTGCGCGAGGCGCTGCTGCGGGGCGAGGTGGACTTCGCCGTCCACTCGCTCAAGGACCTGCCGACCAGCCAGCCCGACGACCTCGTGCTGGCGGCGGTGCCGCAGCGCGAGGACCCGCGCGACGCGATGGTCGCCCGGGACGGGCTGACCTTCGCGCAGCTGCCCGACGGCGCCCGCGTCGGCACCGGTTCGCCGCGCCGCATGGCGCAGCTCAACGCGTACGCCCGTTCCCACGGACTGCGGATCGAGACCGTCCCCATCCGGGGCAACGTCGACACGCGGATCGGGTTCGTGCGTGACGGGGAGCTCGACGCGGTGGTTCTCGCCGCCGCCGGGCTCAGCCGTCTCGGCCGGAGCGGTGAGGTGACCGAGTTCCTGCCGGTCGACACCGTCCTGCCCGCCCCCGGCCAGGGAGCACTGGCGATCGAGTGCGCCGCGTCCAGCGCCGACCTCGCCGCCGCGCTCGCCGAGCTCGACGACCCGTACACCCGGGTCGCCGTGACCGCCGAGCGTGCCCTGCTCGCCGCCCTGGAGGCCGGCTGCTCCGCACCTGTGGGTGCGCTGGCCGACCTCCTGGTCGACGGACAGGTTGTCAACGAACTGCGCCTGCGCGGAGTCGTCGGTACCACCGACGGTTCCTCGCTCGTACAGCTGTCCACCACCGGTCCCGTCCCCACGTCGCACGACGACGCGGCGGCCCTCGGTCGCGAACTCGCCGCCGAGATGCTCGCCAAGGGTGCGGCCGGTCTTATGGGGGAGCGAGCACTTTGA